A genomic segment from Halomonas sp. GD1P12 encodes:
- a CDS encoding mannitol dehydrogenase family protein, with the protein MSVQTIKASQRAGHIGIVHLGLGAFHRAHQAVYLERYRCRTGDDQWGVSSANLRRGASLVDSLIDAGFRYHVAEYRDSDNVTVREIGAIEEALFTGQGADGQWGRDLAALLDRLANVETRIVTLTVTEKGYFLNPASGELLQSDPMIQADIAAPQTPRTAPGILVEALRRRRAAGTPPFTVLCCDNMPDNGERTRQAVAQLAQVQEAALADWILEHVAFPSSMVDRIVPAMTEQDFAALKTLGVEDANAVVCEAFSQWVVEDHFPEGRPVWDTEGVTMVADVAPFETMKLRMLNGSHSLLAYLGSLAEIETVFDAVSQAPFQALLSRYMNEEAAPTLETPAEIDLNAYADSLLARFANDSLRHKLQQIAMDGSQKLPQRWLQVAEINLSAGRDTACVALGLAGWIRYTAGTTLAGRAFRVDDPMAERLTALHHRHGDDAAALVDAFFGLEAVMPDTVAQSERFKQQVLDAYRALTERGVGPAVAELATQSAR; encoded by the coding sequence GTGAGTGTACAAACCATCAAGGCCAGCCAACGCGCTGGTCACATCGGCATCGTCCATCTGGGCCTGGGCGCGTTTCATCGCGCCCACCAGGCGGTGTATCTCGAACGCTATCGATGCCGTACCGGCGACGATCAGTGGGGCGTGAGTTCGGCGAATCTGCGCCGCGGCGCCTCGCTGGTCGACTCCCTGATTGATGCGGGCTTTCGCTACCACGTGGCCGAGTACCGCGATAGCGACAACGTGACGGTTCGCGAAATAGGCGCTATCGAAGAGGCGCTGTTCACCGGCCAGGGCGCGGACGGGCAGTGGGGGCGCGACCTTGCGGCGCTGCTTGATCGCCTTGCGAATGTCGAGACGCGTATCGTCACGCTCACCGTCACCGAGAAAGGTTATTTTTTGAACCCGGCCAGCGGCGAGCTTTTGCAAAGCGACCCGATGATCCAGGCGGATATCGCCGCACCGCAAACGCCGCGTACCGCACCGGGTATTCTGGTCGAGGCGCTGCGCCGGCGCCGTGCAGCGGGCACGCCACCGTTCACCGTACTCTGCTGCGACAACATGCCGGACAACGGCGAGCGCACCCGCCAGGCGGTGGCCCAGCTTGCCCAGGTTCAGGAGGCGGCGCTCGCCGACTGGATCCTGGAGCACGTCGCGTTTCCCAGCAGCATGGTCGATCGCATCGTGCCTGCCATGACCGAGCAGGACTTCGCCGCCCTCAAAACGCTTGGCGTCGAGGATGCCAACGCCGTGGTGTGCGAGGCCTTCTCGCAGTGGGTCGTTGAAGACCACTTCCCCGAGGGCCGCCCGGTCTGGGATACGGAGGGCGTGACCATGGTCGCCGATGTCGCGCCGTTTGAGACCATGAAACTTCGTATGCTCAACGGCAGCCATTCGCTGCTCGCCTATCTCGGTTCGCTCGCCGAGATCGAGACCGTGTTCGACGCCGTCTCTCAAGCGCCGTTTCAGGCGCTTTTAAGCCGCTACATGAATGAGGAAGCCGCCCCGACGCTCGAGACGCCCGCCGAGATCGATCTGAACGCTTACGCGGATTCGTTGTTGGCACGCTTTGCCAACGACAGCCTGCGCCACAAGCTCCAGCAGATCGCCATGGACGGCAGCCAGAAGCTGCCTCAGCGCTGGCTGCAGGTGGCCGAAATCAACCTGTCCGCCGGCCGCGACACCGCCTGCGTGGCGCTGGGTCTGGCCGGTTGGATTCGCTACACCGCTGGTACGACGCTGGCCGGTCGCGCGTTTCGCGTCGACGACCCGATGGCCGAGCGGCTTACAGCGCTCCACCACCGGCACGGCGATGACGCGGCCGCGCTGGTCGACGCTTTCTTCGGTCTCGAGGCGGTGATGCCGGACACCGTGGCGCAAAGCGAGCGTTTCAAGCAGCAGGTGCTTGATGCTTACCGCGCACTGACCGAGCGCGGCGTCGGGCCGGCCGTTGCCGAGCTTGCCACCCAAAGCGCTCGCTAA
- the uxaC gene encoding glucuronate isomerase: MAAFLDEDFLLDSEMAKRLYHGYASTQPIFDYHCHLPPREIAQNTRFDNLTSIWLKGDHYKWRTMRWNGVDERLCTGDASDYDKFQAWAATVPHTLGNPLFHWAHLELRRPFGITGKLLSPSTADAIWDEANAMLATPEFFARGILEQMNVRLVGTTDDPADDLSHHAEIAADPSFAVKVLPSFRPDRAFKPAAEDFPAYLEKLGRAADVEIRDITSLYTALEKRLNHFHAHGCRISDHGIERVAYAEATDAELDAILERRLNGTLPDEHEQAQFMTAVLIFLGREYHRRDWAQQYHMGPLRNNNARGWREIGADAGFDSMDDRPMAAPLNQLLNALDRDDRLPRTILYGVNPVFNEVLATTAGNFQGNGIPGKVQLGSGWWFNDQLDGMERQMTQLSQLGLLSRFVGMLTDSRSFLSYTRHEYFRRLLCRMLGRWVEQGQLPNDDAWLGSMVNDICFHNARRYFGIDV; this comes from the coding sequence ATGGCAGCATTTCTGGATGAGGATTTTCTTCTCGATAGCGAGATGGCCAAACGTCTATACCACGGCTACGCCAGCACTCAGCCCATCTTCGACTACCACTGCCACCTACCGCCTCGGGAAATTGCCCAGAATACGCGCTTTGACAACCTCACCTCGATTTGGCTGAAAGGCGATCACTACAAGTGGCGCACCATGCGCTGGAACGGCGTGGACGAGCGGCTCTGTACCGGTGATGCGAGCGACTACGATAAATTTCAGGCGTGGGCGGCCACCGTGCCTCATACGCTGGGTAATCCGCTCTTTCACTGGGCTCATCTCGAGCTAAGACGCCCCTTCGGCATCACTGGCAAACTGCTTTCGCCCTCGACTGCAGATGCCATCTGGGACGAGGCCAACGCGATGCTGGCAACGCCCGAATTCTTTGCGCGGGGAATTCTCGAGCAGATGAACGTCCGTCTGGTCGGCACTACCGACGACCCGGCGGACGATCTGAGCCATCATGCCGAGATTGCCGCGGATCCGAGCTTCGCCGTAAAAGTGCTGCCGAGTTTTCGACCCGACCGCGCTTTTAAACCGGCCGCCGAAGATTTCCCGGCGTATCTCGAAAAGCTGGGTCGCGCCGCGGATGTCGAGATTCGCGATATCACCTCCCTCTACACCGCGCTCGAAAAACGCCTGAATCACTTCCATGCCCATGGCTGCCGGATTTCTGATCACGGCATCGAACGCGTCGCCTACGCCGAGGCGACCGATGCCGAGCTCGATGCCATTCTCGAGCGTCGTCTGAACGGCACGCTGCCCGACGAGCACGAGCAGGCGCAGTTCATGACCGCGGTGCTGATCTTTTTGGGCCGGGAATACCACCGTCGCGACTGGGCGCAGCAATACCACATGGGGCCGCTGCGCAATAACAACGCCCGCGGCTGGCGCGAAATCGGCGCCGATGCCGGTTTCGACTCCATGGACGACCGGCCCATGGCCGCACCGCTCAACCAACTGCTCAATGCCCTTGATCGGGATGACCGGCTGCCGCGTACCATTCTTTATGGCGTCAACCCGGTCTTCAACGAAGTATTGGCGACCACGGCGGGCAATTTTCAGGGCAACGGCATTCCCGGCAAGGTGCAGCTTGGCTCCGGCTGGTGGTTCAACGACCAGCTCGACGGCATGGAGCGTCAGATGACCCAGCTTTCGCAGTTGGGGCTTTTAAGCCGATTCGTGGGCATGCTGACGGATTCGCGCAGCTTTCTTTCCTACACCCGCCACGAGTATTTTCGTCGCCTGTTATGTCGCATGCTGGGGCGCTGGGTCGAGCAGGGCCAGCTCCCCAACGATGACGCCTGGCTTGGCAGCATGGTCAACGATATTTGCTTCCACAACGCGCGCCGTTATTTCGGTATCGATGTGTAG
- a CDS encoding TRAP transporter substrate-binding protein, with translation MHKGVISVLSGALIALSGCSMPSEVSSDVTLLRLAHNMNEGHPVHKSLAHFAERVREISGGELVFQLYPNGQLGSEREVIELVQTGAVDVTKVSATALESFSNVYSLFSVPYLFADPDHYYRVMDSDVATDIYQQTADNGFFGLTYYDAGIRNVYTIDTPVRTPADMRGLKFRVQPSQTALEMIRLMGGAPTPMAYGEVYTALQQGVIDGTENNETALTSSNHGEVAKEYSYTAHAIVPDLLIFSQHRWESFTPQQQQWLREAAVESTEFHKELWAQEIEKAVTQAEEMGVHFHRDVDVDAFREAVAPMHERVLENPTLAPLYERIQALETES, from the coding sequence ATGCATAAAGGCGTTATATCAGTCTTGTCGGGCGCGTTGATCGCGCTTTCGGGCTGCTCGATGCCCTCGGAAGTGTCCTCGGACGTGACCCTTCTAAGGCTCGCTCACAACATGAACGAAGGCCACCCGGTACATAAGTCGCTTGCCCACTTCGCCGAGCGCGTGCGCGAGATAAGCGGCGGTGAGCTCGTTTTCCAGCTTTATCCCAACGGTCAGCTGGGCTCCGAGCGGGAAGTCATCGAGCTGGTTCAGACAGGTGCGGTGGACGTCACAAAGGTGAGCGCCACCGCGCTCGAAAGCTTTTCTAACGTCTATTCCCTGTTTAGCGTGCCCTATCTCTTTGCCGACCCCGATCACTACTATCGCGTCATGGATAGCGACGTCGCCACGGATATCTACCAGCAGACGGCCGACAACGGCTTCTTCGGACTGACGTACTATGATGCCGGCATTCGCAACGTCTACACCATCGATACGCCGGTACGCACCCCGGCCGACATGCGCGGGCTCAAGTTTCGCGTACAGCCCAGCCAGACCGCCCTCGAAATGATTCGTCTGATGGGCGGCGCGCCGACGCCGATGGCCTACGGCGAGGTTTACACGGCGCTGCAGCAGGGCGTCATCGATGGCACCGAGAACAACGAAACCGCGCTGACCTCATCGAATCACGGCGAAGTGGCCAAGGAGTACTCCTACACTGCCCACGCCATCGTTCCCGACCTTCTGATCTTCAGCCAGCACCGCTGGGAAAGCTTCACGCCCCAGCAGCAGCAGTGGTTGAGAGAAGCGGCGGTCGAATCGACCGAGTTCCACAAGGAGCTCTGGGCGCAAGAGATCGAAAAAGCGGTGACCCAGGCCGAGGAGATGGGCGTTCACTTCCACCGCGATGTGGACGTCGATGCGTTCCGGGAAGCGGTCGCCCCCATGCACGAACGGGTTCTCGAAAACCCGACCCTGGCGCCGCTTTACGAGCGCATTCAGGCACTAGAAACGGAGTCTTGA
- a CDS encoding TRAP transporter small permease encodes MINTINRLLSKLITVLTSAMLAVMVLVAIWQVVSRYVLNDPSTFSQEFLRYSLIWITMIGGALAFHTKKHIAVEMLVNRFSARSQKMVRYLVLVLLILFSALVMIYGGIWLVSLTMSQQTVSLGIPMGYIYLSLPVSGVLVFWFCIAELFNAAAGTPNDFDQTLDV; translated from the coding sequence ATGATAAACACGATCAATCGTTTGCTCAGCAAACTCATCACGGTACTCACTTCGGCCATGCTCGCCGTTATGGTGCTGGTCGCCATTTGGCAGGTAGTAAGCCGCTACGTGCTCAATGACCCCAGCACTTTTTCCCAGGAGTTTCTTCGCTACTCGCTGATCTGGATCACCATGATCGGCGGAGCGCTGGCGTTTCATACTAAAAAGCACATCGCGGTGGAGATGCTCGTCAACCGGTTCTCCGCGCGCTCTCAGAAAATGGTTCGCTACCTGGTGCTCGTGTTGCTGATCCTTTTTTCTGCCCTCGTGATGATTTACGGCGGCATCTGGCTCGTCTCGTTAACCATGTCGCAGCAGACCGTCTCGCTGGGTATTCCGATGGGGTATATCTATCTGTCGCTGCCCGTCTCGGGCGTGCTGGTTTTCTGGTTCTGCATTGCCGAGCTGTTCAATGCCGCTGCCGGCACTCCCAACGATTTCGACCAGACCCTGGACGTTTAA
- a CDS encoding TRAP transporter large permease: protein MTIIAGFSLLISFFIFLFIGVPIAISMAGASIVTMLLIAPFDVAVFTSAQKMVTGIDSFTLLAVPFFLLTGIIMNQGGIAMRLVNVARLFTGRLPGSLAHTNIVGNMLFGSLAGSSVASAAAIGKVMHPLQDEEGYDRKFSAAVNIASAPTGLIIPPTGLFIIYSLVSGGTSVAALFLAGYIPGLLWGLATMAVAFVIAKRKGYRSPHQVPLRSVFKVLWDAIPSLFLIFIIIGGIIGGVFTATEASAVAVVYALLLSLAYRSLSLKQIPGILKETAELTVVIMFLIGTSAMLALVMAFTGIPAAISAGILALTDNPILILILINVILLLIGTFMDVTPAILIFTPIFLPVVSEFGMSPVHFGVLLVVNLCIGNITPPGGSALYVGSTVAKLKMEEVIKPLLPFYAAVIAVLMLITLVPMLSEWLPRLAGLM from the coding sequence ATGACGATCATCGCAGGCTTCAGTCTACTCATTTCGTTTTTCATCTTTTTGTTCATCGGTGTACCGATCGCCATCAGCATGGCCGGCGCGTCCATCGTGACCATGCTGCTCATCGCGCCGTTCGATGTCGCCGTGTTCACCTCGGCGCAGAAGATGGTGACCGGTATCGACAGCTTCACGCTGCTCGCCGTCCCCTTCTTTCTACTGACCGGTATCATCATGAACCAGGGCGGCATCGCGATGCGCCTGGTCAACGTGGCTCGCCTGTTCACCGGCCGCTTGCCGGGGTCACTTGCCCACACCAATATCGTCGGTAACATGCTGTTCGGCTCTCTGGCGGGCTCGTCGGTGGCCTCGGCGGCGGCCATCGGCAAGGTCATGCATCCGCTGCAGGACGAGGAAGGCTATGACCGCAAGTTCTCCGCGGCGGTCAACATCGCCTCGGCGCCGACGGGCCTGATCATTCCGCCCACCGGGCTTTTCATCATCTATTCGCTGGTAAGCGGCGGCACCTCGGTGGCCGCGCTGTTTTTGGCAGGCTATATTCCCGGTCTACTCTGGGGCCTGGCGACCATGGCGGTGGCCTTCGTCATCGCCAAGCGCAAGGGCTATCGCTCACCGCATCAGGTCCCGCTGCGCTCGGTATTCAAGGTGCTGTGGGACGCCATTCCCAGCCTGTTTTTGATCTTCATCATCATTGGCGGCATCATCGGCGGCGTTTTCACCGCGACCGAAGCCTCGGCGGTCGCGGTGGTCTACGCCCTGCTGCTCTCCCTGGCCTATCGCAGCCTGTCGCTCAAGCAGATACCCGGCATCTTGAAGGAAACTGCGGAACTGACCGTGGTCATCATGTTCCTCATCGGCACCTCTGCCATGCTGGCACTGGTCATGGCCTTCACCGGCATTCCGGCCGCGATTAGTGCCGGTATCCTTGCGCTGACCGACAACCCTATCCTGATCCTCATTCTGATCAACGTCATCCTGCTGTTGATCGGTACCTTCATGGACGTCACGCCGGCCATCCTAATCTTCACGCCCATTTTCCTGCCGGTGGTTTCCGAGTTCGGCATGAGCCCGGTGCACTTCGGTGTCCTGCTGGTCGTCAACTTGTGTATCGGCAATATCACACCGCCCGGCGGCAGCGCGCTGTACGTGGGTAGCACGGTTGCCAAGCTGAAAATGGAAGAAGTAATCAAGCCTCTTCTGCCGTTCTACGCAGCGGTCATCGCGGTGCTCATGCTGATAACATTGGTGCCGATGCTCAGCGAGTGGCTACCGCGCCTGGCTGGCCTCATGTAA
- a CDS encoding glycoside hydrolase family 31 protein: protein MNIQARYRFHLAKTQQNHLTFASTDEDVAAHVFILEEGIFRVLFEKREGLDVGQTWSIAPGQDDLPAEGRDRFSTEHFNLPAFELDEDEQSVTIQTRQLKAVIQKEGFRISWYQATQGQWQLFAQDRQTQAYNFAGELGSEIKHYLKRDIKEQYFGLGERTGQLDHHHGRYRNLTIDAMGYDAEYSDPLYKHIPFYITRKPEQSFSYGLFYDNLAPGYFDLGRELDNYHGLYRYFEAQSGDLDYYMIAGPRVRDVVASYTWMTGKTALPPKWSIGYSGSTMSYTDAPNAQEQVWEFIEQCEKHDILCDSFQLSSGYTSIDHKRYVFNWNTQKFPDAKKLSADFKQKGIRLAANIKPALLTDHPQYEKLEAQGYFLKDANGDTELAQFWDGGGAHIDFTHEGAYGWWKDEVTRQLLEYGIETTWNDNNEYEIWNKATQAAGFGTPLSFTSIRALFPLLMMKASFEAQTEYAPEKRPFLISRSGAPGMHRYVQTWTGDNRTEWKTIRFNNRTGLGLSLSGVFNVGHDVGGFAGPKPDQELFIRWVQNGIFHPRFTIHSWNEDATVNEPWMYEDAVAPIRELIKLRSKLTPYWYSAFYKAHVHHEPLIKPTFFDFEEDARTWQENDDFMVGESLLVASVVEPGVSTREVYAPLHADGWFDFYTGRFIEGGTYTTLDAPYHQTPLLVKAGAIIPINEAPRTFERKDEDQRGFLLFPPRSDDSVSSYTLFEDDGETSQWQSAHALVELHMRTSAEAIHVTTEVVDNGYRLPFETAIFTLATDDDRTLYINGEAQAAGQPATVAL from the coding sequence ATGAATATTCAAGCGCGCTATCGCTTTCACTTGGCGAAGACCCAGCAAAACCACCTTACCTTTGCATCAACGGACGAGGACGTGGCCGCCCACGTCTTTATTCTCGAGGAGGGCATCTTTCGCGTTCTCTTTGAGAAACGCGAGGGGCTCGACGTCGGCCAAACCTGGAGCATCGCGCCGGGTCAGGACGACTTGCCCGCCGAGGGCCGTGACCGCTTCAGCACCGAGCACTTCAACCTGCCGGCATTCGAGCTTGACGAGGATGAACAGAGCGTCACGATCCAAACGCGTCAATTGAAAGCCGTGATCCAGAAGGAAGGCTTTCGGATTAGCTGGTATCAGGCCACCCAAGGTCAGTGGCAGCTTTTCGCCCAGGATCGTCAGACCCAGGCCTACAACTTCGCCGGGGAGCTGGGTAGCGAGATCAAGCACTACCTGAAACGAGACATCAAGGAGCAGTACTTCGGCCTTGGCGAGCGCACCGGCCAGCTCGACCACCACCACGGCCGCTATCGCAACCTCACCATCGATGCGATGGGCTACGACGCCGAGTACTCGGATCCACTCTACAAGCACATTCCGTTCTACATCACGCGCAAGCCGGAACAGAGCTTCTCCTACGGGCTCTTCTACGACAACCTGGCCCCTGGCTACTTCGACCTGGGCCGCGAGCTCGATAACTACCACGGCCTTTACCGCTACTTCGAGGCGCAATCCGGCGATCTGGACTACTACATGATTGCCGGCCCCCGGGTGCGCGACGTGGTGGCCAGCTACACCTGGATGACCGGCAAGACCGCCCTGCCGCCCAAGTGGAGCATCGGCTACTCGGGCTCGACCATGAGCTACACCGACGCCCCCAACGCCCAGGAGCAGGTATGGGAGTTCATCGAGCAGTGCGAAAAGCACGACATCCTGTGCGATTCGTTCCAGCTCTCCTCGGGCTATACCTCGATCGATCACAAGCGCTACGTGTTCAACTGGAACACGCAAAAATTCCCGGATGCCAAAAAGCTGTCGGCGGATTTCAAGCAAAAAGGCATTCGCCTGGCGGCCAACATCAAGCCAGCGCTTCTGACCGACCACCCCCAGTACGAGAAGCTCGAAGCCCAGGGCTATTTCCTCAAGGATGCCAACGGCGACACCGAGCTTGCCCAGTTCTGGGACGGCGGCGGCGCCCACATCGACTTCACCCATGAAGGTGCCTACGGCTGGTGGAAGGATGAAGTCACCCGGCAGCTGCTCGAGTACGGTATCGAGACAACCTGGAACGACAACAACGAGTACGAAATCTGGAACAAGGCCACCCAGGCCGCTGGCTTCGGCACGCCGCTCTCCTTCACCAGCATTCGCGCACTCTTTCCGCTGCTGATGATGAAGGCCTCTTTCGAGGCGCAGACGGAATACGCCCCCGAGAAACGCCCGTTTCTCATTTCGCGCTCTGGCGCGCCGGGCATGCACCGCTACGTGCAGACCTGGACCGGCGATAACCGCACCGAGTGGAAGACCATCCGCTTCAACAACAGGACTGGCTTGGGCCTGAGTCTGTCCGGCGTGTTCAACGTCGGTCACGACGTGGGCGGTTTCGCCGGCCCCAAACCGGACCAGGAACTGTTCATCCGCTGGGTGCAAAACGGCATTTTCCACCCCCGGTTCACCATCCACTCCTGGAACGAGGATGCCACGGTCAACGAGCCCTGGATGTACGAAGACGCGGTGGCCCCCATTCGTGAGCTGATCAAGCTGCGATCAAAGCTCACGCCCTACTGGTACAGCGCGTTCTACAAGGCCCACGTCCATCACGAGCCGCTGATCAAGCCCACCTTCTTCGATTTCGAGGAAGATGCGCGTACCTGGCAGGAGAACGACGACTTCATGGTGGGCGAATCGCTTTTGGTGGCAAGCGTCGTCGAGCCGGGCGTCTCGACCCGCGAGGTCTACGCCCCGTTACACGCCGACGGCTGGTTCGATTTCTACACTGGCCGGTTCATTGAAGGCGGTACGTACACCACACTCGATGCGCCCTACCACCAGACGCCTTTGCTGGTGAAGGCCGGCGCGATCATTCCGATCAACGAAGCGCCGCGTACTTTCGAGCGCAAGGACGAGGATCAGCGCGGCTTTCTGCTGTTCCCGCCCCGCAGCGACGATAGCGTCTCCAGCTACACGCTCTTCGAGGACGACGGCGAAACGAGCCAGTGGCAAAGCGCCCACGCGCTGGTCGAGCTGCACATGCGCACCAGCGCCGAGGCGATCCACGTCACCACCGAGGTGGTCGACAACGGCTATCGGCTGCCCTTCGAGACGGCCATCTTCACACTGGCCACGGACGACGACCGGACGCTCTACATCAACGGCGAAGCGCAGGCCGCTGGTCAACCGGCTACCGTAGCGCTGTAA
- a CDS encoding GntR family transcriptional regulator: MQLPAPQRLYQKTGRQLKERILSGRFKEGERLPAERELAEELGVSRTVVREALIMLELQGLVEVRKGSGIYVLAPPDEPQATRDDDAEDALTAGPFEMLQARQLIESQIAAFAATLITKNDIQRLVEISQQARLEDRSQDSEWDKRFHLKIAESTQNAVLVYLVEKLWHQRDKNPLWQKLHDRIGNRESLDSWCDDHDVILKALMRRDSDGAQKAMWQHLENTREMLFKASTLEEEDETDYYLFANKLALKKTALLDPHKPG, translated from the coding sequence ATGCAACTGCCCGCTCCGCAACGTCTCTATCAGAAAACCGGGCGACAGCTAAAAGAGCGTATTCTGTCCGGCCGTTTCAAGGAGGGTGAACGCCTGCCCGCCGAGCGCGAGCTGGCCGAAGAGCTCGGCGTCAGCCGCACGGTGGTGCGCGAAGCACTAATCATGCTGGAACTGCAGGGGCTCGTCGAAGTACGCAAGGGCTCAGGCATCTATGTGCTCGCCCCGCCCGACGAGCCTCAGGCCACCCGAGATGACGATGCAGAAGACGCCCTGACCGCCGGCCCCTTCGAGATGCTCCAGGCGCGCCAGCTCATCGAGAGCCAGATCGCCGCCTTTGCCGCGACGCTAATCACCAAAAACGATATCCAGCGGCTGGTGGAGATCAGTCAGCAGGCGCGGCTCGAAGACCGCTCCCAGGATTCCGAGTGGGACAAGCGTTTCCACCTGAAAATCGCCGAATCGACCCAGAACGCCGTACTGGTCTACCTGGTCGAGAAACTCTGGCACCAGCGCGACAAAAACCCGCTTTGGCAAAAGCTTCACGATCGAATCGGCAATCGCGAATCTCTCGACAGCTGGTGCGACGATCATGACGTCATTCTCAAGGCGCTCATGCGCCGCGACAGCGATGGCGCGCAAAAGGCCATGTGGCAGCACCTGGAAAACACCCGGGAAATGCTCTTCAAGGCCAGCACGCTGGAAGAGGAGGACGAAACCGACTATTACCTGTTTGCCAACAAGCTGGCCTTGAAAAAGACAGCATTGCTTGACCCGCATAAACCGGGTTAA
- a CDS encoding TRAP transporter large permease, protein MEVIILFSVFLVLLVVGMPIAFALGISSMSYLLMEGISLTIVPQRMYAGIDTFVLLCIPGFVLAGNLMNVGNITEHIVRFSNALLGHIRGGLGLANVGGSMIFGGISGTAVADSASIGSVMIPGMARSGYDKPFAAAVTAASSTVGPIIPPSVPMIIAGSLSGISVGRMFLAGAVPGLLMGVAMMVTVYILAVRRGYPKEQRVPFLQLLREAKTAFWALLMTVIILYGIIGGFFTPTEASIVACVYALAVGMYVYKGLTWRKLPGILVDTVLTSSSLLLMVGLANLFGWILTSEQIPQMIATLILSISENPLIVLLILNLILLFVGAFMETIAALIILFPALVGVATGVGVDPVHFAVIAVLNLMIGLTTPPVGVCLFVVAGIGKLPMLSVARAIVPFLLCNLGVLLLVTYVPAISLWLPNLLMGSN, encoded by the coding sequence ATGGAAGTCATCATTTTATTCAGTGTGTTTCTGGTGCTTCTGGTGGTGGGGATGCCCATCGCCTTCGCCCTCGGCATCTCGTCGATGTCCTATCTACTGATGGAGGGCATTTCGCTGACCATCGTGCCTCAGCGCATGTACGCGGGTATCGATACCTTCGTGCTGTTGTGCATTCCCGGCTTCGTACTGGCCGGTAACCTGATGAACGTGGGCAATATCACCGAGCATATCGTGCGTTTTTCCAACGCGCTGCTGGGTCACATTCGCGGCGGGCTCGGCCTGGCCAACGTCGGCGGGTCGATGATCTTTGGCGGTATCTCCGGCACCGCGGTGGCGGATTCGGCGAGCATCGGCTCGGTGATGATTCCCGGCATGGCGCGCTCGGGCTACGACAAGCCCTTCGCCGCCGCCGTTACTGCTGCCTCGTCCACCGTCGGCCCGATCATTCCGCCCAGCGTGCCGATGATCATCGCGGGCTCCTTGAGCGGGATTTCTGTAGGCCGCATGTTTCTGGCCGGCGCCGTGCCCGGGCTCTTGATGGGCGTGGCGATGATGGTCACGGTGTACATCCTCGCCGTTCGCCGCGGCTATCCGAAAGAGCAGCGCGTGCCGTTTTTGCAGCTGCTGCGCGAAGCCAAAACCGCGTTTTGGGCGCTGCTGATGACCGTGATCATCCTCTACGGCATCATCGGCGGCTTCTTCACGCCGACCGAGGCGTCGATCGTCGCCTGTGTCTACGCGCTCGCAGTAGGTATGTACGTCTACAAGGGACTGACCTGGCGCAAGCTTCCGGGCATTCTGGTCGACACCGTGCTGACCTCGTCGTCGCTTTTGCTGATGGTCGGTCTTGCCAACCTGTTCGGCTGGATTCTGACCAGCGAGCAGATTCCGCAAATGATCGCCACGCTGATCCTGTCGATCAGCGAGAACCCGCTGATCGTGCTCTTGATTCTCAACCTGATTCTTTTGTTCGTCGGCGCGTTCATGGAAACCATCGCCGCGCTGATCATTCTGTTTCCTGCGCTTGTCGGCGTGGCGACCGGCGTTGGCGTCGACCCGGTGCACTTCGCCGTGATTGCGGTGCTCAACCTGATGATCGGCCTGACTACGCCACCGGTCGGCGTGTGTTTGTTCGTGGTCGCCGGCATCGGCAAGCTGCCGATGCTCTCGGTCGCCCGCGCCATCGTCCCGTTTCTGCTCTGCAACCTGGGCGTACTGCTGCTGGTTACCTACGTTCCGGCCATTTCACTGTGGCTGCCGAATCTGCTGATGGGGAGTAACTAA
- a CDS encoding TRAP transporter small permease yields the protein MSSDQHALEHEALQSLDSMSTVPKLQGPVGRLIGWVDTCFLTLAVLALVAIAGTVLLQICSRLFLPISISWTEELSRYLFIYMVSLSAGVVLRQNRNISVELFHHMLSPRLRALFQALICLGIGAFAFMILPYAWQYAQNGTWQTSPTLKLPMLYIFFSTVVTYALLLVYSALGALEGVLAMCRPAVREQES from the coding sequence ATGAGCTCGGATCAACACGCGCTCGAGCACGAAGCGCTACAGAGTCTGGATTCGATGTCGACGGTACCCAAACTTCAGGGGCCGGTGGGTCGCCTGATCGGCTGGGTGGATACCTGCTTTTTGACACTCGCCGTGCTGGCGCTGGTCGCCATTGCGGGAACGGTCCTGCTGCAAATCTGTTCGCGGCTGTTTCTGCCGATCTCCATCTCCTGGACCGAAGAGCTTTCGCGCTATCTCTTCATCTACATGGTGTCGCTGTCCGCCGGCGTCGTGCTGCGCCAGAACCGCAACATCAGCGTCGAGCTTTTCCACCACATGCTGAGCCCGCGCCTGCGCGCGCTGTTTCAGGCGCTGATCTGTCTGGGGATCGGCGCGTTCGCGTTCATGATACTGCCCTACGCCTGGCAGTACGCTCAGAACGGTACCTGGCAGACCTCGCCGACGCTCAAGCTGCCCATGCTGTATATCTTCTTCTCGACGGTCGTCACCTACGCGCTGCTACTGGTTTATAGCGCCCTCGGTGCCCTCGAGGGGGTATTGGCGATGTGTCGCCCCGCCGTGCGTGAACAGGAGTCCTGA